ATTAAACGCTCTTCTAAATTGTGcgaactaataaaataaacatctaTGCACACTAgtagtgataattttttctagCAGTTTAGGATCGACTGCCTAATTAAGCTCAACACAGGAAATACTTTTGATATGGGTTGAATGAGTAAATACAATATCATTAGACTCGAGGCTTCTATCAGATCTTAAAGTAGAACTAGAAGAAATCCATGAATAATCCATTTTATAATGCTAGTCACAAAACTTTGATACCATGAAAGGTTTCGCCTGAATTTTAGGcactttgagaaaaaaatatctctattttttattgaagaaacgATTACAACtattaaatcgaatttaaaaaaTCTGACTAACAGATAGAAATATCTATTAAATCAAATCACTCACCATCTGATCATGCTTTATGGCTGTCGAAACATTGATCAAATAAAAGTTGATTTGAAGATTCGTGTCTTAGGTAtttagagaaagagagagagagctgtATTTTAGAAATAGTGAAAATATCTTATGAAAATCTCGACATTCTTCGACTAGAGAAATATATAAGCCACTAGACGTcatcattttttcctttatttttaaaatgcttCTTCCAACAGTAAAAGAACCGTTAAGGTCAATTTTAGTTGTTGTTGCTATTGGGATCTAAAAATGAACAactttttatcttcttaaataattttttttcttttataactgTTGATAAGTTCTTGAAAATTCACTTATCCATAGTGTTTTTCAGAATTTATTGTGAAATATTAGGTTTGATTTGAGTGATTAGAATTAATTGTGCtataaatgtgtttttcaacaaaataatggGCAAATTTTTGTGTGTTATCATGTCTCGggtgtttgaaaatgatattatgGAAGAGATTTTGTGACTATGACAGTCAAACATATTAAGAATTGAAGTTAAAACAAAGCAGTTTTGatatttcaaatgatagattCTCATATTCaagaaagaggattcaaagactCCACATCCAAGAATGTGATGTGGCAGACACTGAAAAGACATAGTAAGTTATGCCTTGGAATTTGAAGAGCAATGTCGTGGCACAAAGAGGGTAGACGATTAGACATGTTAAgttattaaaaacctaatacTACGACATGCATAGAATAGTCTAGATTTCCCCCGTGgaatagtttgatttaacttaGCTTATTGTTAGGTAAAATGTGTTGCTAAATAGTTCCACtcaatatgcattaaaaaagaaaaaacttcatcaagttccatgcattttagaattaaaaaaaaaaagtagaagaaaaaaataaggttgGGCTTTGGATTAAATGTATGATTTGATGAAGTTGAGCATACATAAGAATGAATCAACTAAATGCCTCAAACGATTATTGTGGTTTTATAGATTAAAAGACCTAGACACAAGTAATTGGATATGTTTTCCTTTGAGGATTGGCTCAACGTTTAAACAAGAAGACGTTGTTGGACCGCTTCAGTGCCATTGTAAACCAAGTTGATATCACCAATCTCCCCATTTTTGCACGGATTCAATCTGCTACACAGAAGATTAACTGCAACTTTGGAGGAGGAAGTGCCGCGAATGTTGTTGTATTTCACGTTGCTGATCTTCACCTTTGAGGGAACCGATACGAATTGATAAGTGAAAAATTAGTTTAGTCGCATTACTACTTGAGAAATCAACCATGAACGATTAGTATTGTGTTCATATACCTTCTTGTTACAAGCATTATATGGGTAATATTCCTGACCAATAACAATGGGGTTTTGGACATTATTCATGACAATGTCTTCAAATGTGAAATTGGAAAGTACACTCTCATAAGATTCGGGCGATGTCTTGATTCTTACACCATTGTTGGTGCCTGTGAAGGTGCAGTTTCTCACTGTCAAACCAGTAATTTCTTATTGGGAGTCCTTCCAACACAACCAACATTACCAACACTAATACCATGTCCCGGTCCACATACGACATTGGAGACAAGAATGTTTTCACTTCGGGGACTGAGTGA
This is a stretch of genomic DNA from Mangifera indica cultivar Alphonso chromosome 11, CATAS_Mindica_2.1, whole genome shotgun sequence. It encodes these proteins:
- the LOC123228745 gene encoding LOW QUALITY PROTEIN: polygalacturonase-like (The sequence of the model RefSeq protein was modified relative to this genomic sequence to represent the inferred CDS: inserted 1 base in 1 codon; deleted 2 bases in 1 codon) encodes the protein MDLGAIANGKSDDSKNSYLETISLSFHFCIIKTYVESQAFTVAWKKSCDWNGKSKVFVPPGKYLISSVVFEGPCNGPIYFAVKGFVKAPADLSTFKKVHNNVFACYNLNLKSIEISAPGDNPNTDGIHIGSSTEIKIYDSLIGTGDDCVSLSPRSENILVSNVVCGPGHGISVGNVGCVGRTPNKKXTGLTVRNCTFTGTNNGVRIKTSPESYESVLSNFTFEDIVMNNVQNPIVIGQEYYPYNACNKKVPSKVKISNVKYNNIRGTSSSKVAVNLLCSRLNPCKNGEIGDINLVYNGTEGPTTSSCLNVEPILKGKHIQLLVSRSFNL